A segment of the bacterium genome:
CTTGGGCCGAGCCGAGGTCATGCCAGGTGCGAGCCATGCGGAGATTGTCTTCAGTCCAAGGGATTTTGGCTAGAAAAAGCTGAGGCAAGCGTCGACTTTGGCGAAGATGCGGCCCCATTCCGCCGCGTCTCGGGTCGCGAAGACAGCCTGGATTCGACCGGCCAGCGCTTCTTCACCTTCGCCGGGCCTGGCTTCGAGGCCCAAGGTCTCAAGCAAGGCGGCATGGAATTTGGGCTCCAAGCCGGCCACCGCCACCGAGCGGTGGTCCTTGGTCTTGTAGATCCGGTAACGGGCCAAGCTGCCGGTCAGCATCGGAAGGATGCCGGCGGCGGCCTCGTCGCTGCGGTACTCCTGCATCAAAGCCAGGCTCTCCATCACCGACACTTCAATCCGTCTCGAACCCGGGCCTTTCATCCGCTCGATCCAGGCCGCCAAGATTTGGAAGGCGGCGTAGAAGCCGCCCATCACGTCGGCGATCTGCAGGGCCGGCAATTGCACGCCGCCCTCGCCGTAAAGCAGTTGATAGATGCCGGAGTCGATCAGGAAATTGAGATCGTGGCCGCCGGCCAGATACTTGGGATGCCCGGCCGGATAGCCGACCAAGCTGACGTAGAGCAGATCGGGGTTGAGCGCCTGCAAGCTATCGAAGCCCAGGCCGAGGCGCTCCATCGTTCCCGGCCGAAAGCCTTCCAGCAGGATCGAAGTGCCGGCGGCAAGCCGCCGGGCTTCGGCCAAGCCGCTCTCTGTTTTCAAATCGACGGTGACGAAGCGTTTGCCCTCGCGCAGGGCCGCGAAGGGGCTGTAGTCGCCGAGCACCGCGTCTTTCTGCGGCGGCAGGACGCAAGTGACCTCGGCGCCTAAGCGGGCCAAGAGCCCGCTGGCGAAAGGCCCGGGCAAGAGGCGGGAAAAGTCGAGTACCGAAACGTTGGTAAAGATTTTGGGCAGCATCTGTCATCCTGAGCGAAGCGAAGGATCTGCGACCTACCAAGATCTTTTGAAAAACGGACCCGCTCCGGGTCCACTCAAGGGAATTCCGAGGATACGAAGGGGCTTTGGAGTCCCATGGCCTCTTGGGCAGTCGCAGATCCTTCGCTTCACTCAGGATGACACGTCAATGGAAAATTATAAAGCCTCCACCGCTTTCGGCGCAGCGGTTCTCGCGCCCTCCAAGTAAGCCGCCTCCTGCCCCGGCTGAAAGCGATAGGGAAAGACTTGCTTCACCCGAATCCAGTAAGACCCCTTGGGAATCTTGGCATAGGGCAGATCGAAGCCGACGAAGCTTTCGCCGGGCTCGCCTTCGGGCGGCGCCGAGCGGCCGGCGTCGTCGATCACCTTGAGGATGGGCTGAACGCCCAAGCCGCTCAACTGGGGATCGTTTTGGATGCCGACCACGAAGGCCCCAGCCGATCCGTTGAAGGACCACCAACCCAAGGCTTCGCCGCCGCCGGCGCCGGTTTGGGCCTCGGGCTTGCCGTCCAAAGTCCAGCTTTGGCCGTTCAAGCTGCTGTGAATGACGCTGCCGTAAGCGGCGCGCGAGAAATCGTAGCCGCTCAAGCCTTCGGTTTTGGCGTCGAGGAATTTGGGCCCGTCCACCGGATTCTGGATCTTGGTCGGGACTTCCATCCAGTCGGGATAGAAAAAGAAGTCGGTGGTCGCGGTGGGAATCAGCTTGATCGGACCCAACTTCTTGGAGGCGACGATCCGCCGTATCACCCGCAGCGGACCGACTCGGGTGCCGGCCAAACGGGCCTCGACGTCGCCCTCGCCCACCTTGAGGTCGAAGAAATTCTTGATCGCCAAATTGAAGCGAACCTTGAAGCGATCCAGGATATCGGCCTTGGTCGCGCCGTTCTGCGGAATCAGGATGTCTTGGACCAAGGGCTGGCTTGGCCGGAAGGCGGCCTCGTAGAAGGAAGTGCTGATCCGGTCCTGGGCCGGCACATAGCTCACGTAGGACTTTTCGGATCGCGGCGAGCTCGGCTCGGCCAAATAGGCGGCGACGACCTTGTTCTCGGTCGCGATCCGATGGCCGACGGAGGCCGGCGGCAGCTTGGCGGCGTCGAAACTCGGCCCTCCGTCTTCGGCGGCAAAAAGCAAGACGTCGAAAGGGTCGAAAGCTCCGGCGCCGACCGTCTCCTGGTCCAAGATCCAAGGACCATTGGCGCCGCGACGCTCATCGATCTGGAAAGGAACCGGCTTCAGGCCGCCGTTTCCGTCGGAAGCCACGACCCGGATCGCGGCCACCGGCTTACCGAGCAATTGCGGAAGCGAGGCTCCAGGCACCTCGACCAGGGTCAAAGCTCGGACCGGCGTGTTAAATAAAAGTGTGAAGAAAATGGCAAAAAGACGGGATGATAGAAGGAGATTTTTCATATTGGACCTCAAGGCTCTCACCTCCCTCGAAGTCGCAATTTCCTTTTAAACAAATTTCTCCCTCGGATTGTATGAATTTCTTTTCGTGAACTCCTCGATCAAGTTGCGGCTTTCCTTGTCGAGCTCGGGCGGCAGCTGGAGTTGAACCACCACATATTGGTCGCCGTGGCCTTCGTCGTGGCGATGGACCACGCCCTTCCCTTTCAGCCGGAATTTCTGGCCGCCCTGGGTGCCGGCCGGAATCTTCATCTTGAGCTTTCCGTCCACCGTCGGCACCTCGATTTGGGCGCCGTGGACGGCCTCGCCGATGGTGATGGGCAATTGCAGATAAATATCGTCGCCCTCGCGCGAGAAATAGGGATGGGGCCGGACCTTGACCTCGATGAAGAGATCGCCGCTGGGGCCGCCGCTCGGCGAGGGATCGCCTTTGCCGGCCAAGCGGATCTTGGAACCGGTCTTGACGCCGGCCGGAATCTTCACGTTGATCTTCTCGCTCTTCCCGGCGCCGCTCTCAAGGCCGATCTTGCTCGTCATCCCGCGGACCGCATCGAGGAAGTCGATCTCCATCGAATAAGTGCGGTCGGCGCCGCGCATCGGCGCGCCTCGAGCTCGGGTGCCGAAACCGCCGCCGCGAGCTCCGCCCTTGACGCCGCCGCCGAAGATATCGCCGAAGAGGTCGCCCAGATCGCCGTACTCGAAATGGATGTTGCCCTGCTGGCCGGCGCTGGCTCCGCCGGGTCCGGTGAAAGTCGAGAAATCGAAGCCGCCGTCAGGCCGGCCGCGGAAGCCGTGAGATTCCCCGCCCATCCCGCCGAAACCGCCGCCGTAGGTGCGCATCAGGTCATATTCCTGCCGTTTCTTTTTGTCGCTCAAGGTGTCGTAGGCCGCCGAGATGTCCTTGAAACGCTCCTCGGCCGACTTGTCGCCCTTGTTCACGTCGGGATGATACTGCTTGGCGAGCTTGCGGTAAGCCTTCTTGATCTCGGCGTCGTTGGCGGTCGGCGAGACACCGAGGATCTGGTAATAGTCTTTTTCGGGCATATTTAATCTCTAATATAATGATTCATTTCACCCTGGCAAGGCGAGCGAGATAAAAGCCGTCGCCCGCACCGGGCTCGGGAAAGAGCTCCCGCTCCTCCTCCAAGCGCAGCTCAGGATGCCCGGCGAGGAAGGTCGCGACGTTGTCCCGGCCTTCTTCGGGCTCCAGCGAGCAAACCGCGTAGATCAAGCGGCCGGCGGGTCCCAGCCGCGGAATCCATCCTTCGAGGATGACCCGCTGCTTTTGGGCGAGCCGCCCCAAGTCGGCCGGCTTGAGGCGCCAACGGATCTCGGGCTTGCGTCCCAAGGTCCCCATGCCCGAGCAGGGAGCATCGACCAGGATGGCGTCGAAGACCAGTTCCTGGTCGGCGGCGGCTTGCGGGCCGGACAGAATGGTGGGCTGGTGAATTCCGAGGCGGGCGAAATTCTCGCCGAGCTGGGCAATCCGCTCCGGCGAGGGCTCGTGGACGTAGAGCTCCATCCCGGGCGCGATCTCGGCCAGAGCGCTGCTCTTGCCGCCATGGCCGGCGCAGGCGTCGAGGATCTTTTCGCCGTCCTTCGGCGCCACCGCCATCGCCACTTCATAGGAATGCGGGTCTTGGATCGAAATATTCCCAGCCTCCATCTCCTGCCACCAAGAGCTTCGCTCCCGATTGCCGAGCTCGATCATGGCGGCTCCGGCCGCTTCGGCCTTTCGAGGATTTACCCGGGCCCAAAGCGGCGCCGGCGCCGCGAAATACTCGAGCATCCGCTTCAGCCGCTCCGGCGGATACCGCTTGCGCCAGCGACGCAGCATCCATTCGGGATAGGACTCGATCCGGCCGTCGAACAGCTTGGCCCGGATCTCGGTCTGCTCGCGGAGCAGGCTCCGCAGCACCGCGTTGGCCATGCGGCCGGCGCCGGACCCGTGCTTGAGCTTGGCCAGCTCCACCGCCTCATGGACCGCCGCATAGTCCGGAACCTTCTCGAGGCTCAGGCATTGGTAGGCCCCAAGCCGCAGCAAGTCGAGCAGGGCTTCGGGCGTCTTGGCCTTCGAAACGTAGCGGCTCAGGACTTGATCGAGGAAGGCCCGCTCCCGAAGGACTCCGTAGACCAACTGGGTGAGGAGCCCGCGGTCGGCTTCGGCCAGGGGATGTTCCCGCAAGGCATGGTCGATGGCCTCAGCGGCGAAGGCTCCTTGGGCGACTTCGCGCAGCGAGCGAAGGGCCAAGCTTCGGGCGTTGTAGGGTTGTTTGCGGGGCATCGCTGGTTTATAGAACCGCGGCATGGGAAAGAGCAAATCCCGAAATCCCTGGCTGCGCGGCATCGGCTACACCCTGGCGCTTCTCGTCGGCATCGAGGTTTTGATCCTGCTCTGCGGGCTGCTGGAGAACTCCTGGCTCCGCCGCCATGATCCCTCCTCCACCGCCTTCACCCGGCGCGAGACTTTGCTCAGCCGCAAGCCGGCCGACTTCTCCTGGCGCGAGTTGGGCCAAATATCGGATTCGCTGAAACGGGCGGTCCTGGTCGCGGAAGACGACGCCTTCTTCATCCACGAAGGGGTCGATTTCAAGGAGCTGCAAAAGAGCTGGGAGCTGAACCTCAAAAAAGAGAAGATCGCCCGCGGCGGCTCGACCATCACCATGCAGTTGGTGAAGAATCTCTATTTTTCCCGGGCCCGCAACCCGCTGCGCAAGCTCAACGAGATCCTCCTCACCATCGACTTGGAGCACAAGCTGCCCAAGGAGCGAATCCTGGAGCTCTACCTCAACGTCGTCGAGTGGGGCGAGGGAATCTACGGCGCGGAAAATGCCAGCCGTTATTATTTCAACAAAGGCGCCGGCGATTTGAGCTCTTCCGAGGCGGCCTATTTGGCGGCGATCCTGCCGAACCCGGTCTACCTGACCAAGCACAACACCCGCCGGGCCAAGGGACGCCAGGCCATCATCTTGCGGCGAATGGGCAAGAGGAGCCTGCCGGAAGAAGTTCGTTAAGGCGTCATCATCTGCCAATTCCCTCTTTTTCCCCTCACCGCCTCGCTCTGGAGCTGCTGGAACTCGACTTTGTAGGACGTGTTGGCCTTGTTGTCGGCCTCGGCAAAGCCGTAGCTCAGGAGGAGCTGATTGAGCATGTAGGTGCCGGCACCCAAGCTGACTTGCTGCCCACCGCCGCCCAGGCTCTGGCCGGAGTCGACCTTGAAATAGATCAAGGCCAGGCTGTTTCCCTGGGAATCCTTGGCCGGCTCGCCGTAGGTCAGCCAAACCTGGCGGCCCTGCAGCAGGCCTTGGGTGAATTCGCGGGAACGGCGCTCGCCGGCGCCCATCGCCGAGTCGGGCTTGAAGTCCTTCTTCCCCGGGTCGGGCTTCGGCGCCCAGACGCCCAAAGCCTGGACCGATTCGCCGTTGTCGAGGATGAGCCGGTCGCCGTAGACGACTTGTTGGACCGACCGCATCGTCTGGGCCGGGCTCGATATTGGATAGAAGAAAATCGCGAGAAATAGGAAGGACAGTGATTTTATTTGGTACCGACCATGACCGTCACCGGATACTGGACGGCCAGGGCGGCCACTTTTTTGAAGCCGACGAAATTGAGCCATCTTTTCATCTCCTTGGCGGTGAAGACGTCACCATGCTCGGTGAAGAGTAGCATCGGCATCGCGAAGAGCAAAGGAATCTCCGGCCCGGTCCGCAGGTCGTTGGCGATGAATTCGGCGATCAGGAGCTTGCCGCCGGGCTTGAGGGCGTCATAGCACTTTTTCATCAGGCGACGGGTCGAGGCTTCGCCCTCGCCGTGGCAGATATGGCCGAGGATGATCGAGTCGTAGGCCTCGCGCTCGAAGGGCAAGGCGTTGAAGTCGCCGTCGCGGAACTCGAATTGCTTCTGCAGGCGGAAGCGCTGAACTTGGCTTTGCGCCACTTCCAAGACCTCTTTGGAATCGATGGCGACGATTTTCGCCGCCGGATCGGCCAGGGCGAAAGCGATCGACCAAGCGGCGGCGCCGCAGCCGACGTCGAGGATCTTCTGGTTCTTGAGGGTC
Coding sequences within it:
- a CDS encoding CaiB/BaiF CoA-transferase family protein gives rise to the protein MLPKIFTNVSVLDFSRLLPGPFASGLLARLGAEVTCVLPPQKDAVLGDYSPFAALREGKRFVTVDLKTESGLAEARRLAAGTSILLEGFRPGTMERLGLGFDSLQALNPDLLYVSLVGYPAGHPKYLAGGHDLNFLIDSGIYQLLYGEGGVQLPALQIADVMGGFYAAFQILAAWIERMKGPGSRRIEVSVMESLALMQEYRSDEAAAGILPMLTGSLARYRIYKTKDHRSVAVAGLEPKFHAALLETLGLEARPGEGEEALAGRIQAVFATRDAAEWGRIFAKVDACLSFF
- a CDS encoding DnaJ C-terminal domain-containing protein encodes the protein MPEKDYYQILGVSPTANDAEIKKAYRKLAKQYHPDVNKGDKSAEERFKDISAAYDTLSDKKKRQEYDLMRTYGGGFGGMGGESHGFRGRPDGGFDFSTFTGPGGASAGQQGNIHFEYGDLGDLFGDIFGGGVKGGARGGGFGTRARGAPMRGADRTYSMEIDFLDAVRGMTSKIGLESGAGKSEKINVKIPAGVKTGSKIRLAGKGDPSPSGGPSGDLFIEVKVRPHPYFSREGDDIYLQLPITIGEAVHGAQIEVPTVDGKLKMKIPAGTQGGQKFRLKGKGVVHRHDEGHGDQYVVVQLQLPPELDKESRNLIEEFTKRNSYNPREKFV
- a CDS encoding transcription antitermination factor NusB gives rise to the protein MPRKQPYNARSLALRSLREVAQGAFAAEAIDHALREHPLAEADRGLLTQLVYGVLRERAFLDQVLSRYVSKAKTPEALLDLLRLGAYQCLSLEKVPDYAAVHEAVELAKLKHGSGAGRMANAVLRSLLREQTEIRAKLFDGRIESYPEWMLRRWRKRYPPERLKRMLEYFAAPAPLWARVNPRKAEAAGAAMIELGNRERSSWWQEMEAGNISIQDPHSYEVAMAVAPKDGEKILDACAGHGGKSSALAEIAPGMELYVHEPSPERIAQLGENFARLGIHQPTILSGPQAAADQELVFDAILVDAPCSGMGTLGRKPEIRWRLKPADLGRLAQKQRVILEGWIPRLGPAGRLIYAVCSLEPEEGRDNVATFLAGHPELRLEEERELFPEPGAGDGFYLARLARVK
- the mtgA gene encoding monofunctional biosynthetic peptidoglycan transglycosylase gives rise to the protein MGKSKSRNPWLRGIGYTLALLVGIEVLILLCGLLENSWLRRHDPSSTAFTRRETLLSRKPADFSWRELGQISDSLKRAVLVAEDDAFFIHEGVDFKELQKSWELNLKKEKIARGGSTITMQLVKNLYFSRARNPLRKLNEILLTIDLEHKLPKERILELYLNVVEWGEGIYGAENASRYYFNKGAGDLSSSEAAYLAAILPNPVYLTKHNTRRAKGRQAIILRRMGKRSLPEEVR
- a CDS encoding thermonuclease family protein is translated as MRSVQQVVYGDRLILDNGESVQALGVWAPKPDPGKKDFKPDSAMGAGERRSREFTQGLLQGRQVWLTYGEPAKDSQGNSLALIYFKVDSGQSLGGGGQQVSLGAGTYMLNQLLLSYGFAEADNKANTSYKVEFQQLQSEAVRGKRGNWQMMTP
- a CDS encoding class I SAM-dependent methyltransferase, with protein sequence MSGREKSLEIQPQLIVDIHWGFARTQVLASALELDIFTVLNAGHNTVEKIARAASLPLRSTRMLLDALVGMGLVGKTRGLYKLEPEAKAFLVKGEVDFLGASLQFDEFTRQGWASLTQALRQGKPVAANASPEQRKAFFQELVKRIFPSSYASSVALCKKLGVGKTLKNQKILDVGCGAAAWSIAFALADPAAKIVAIDSKEVLEVAQSQVQRFRLQKQFEFRDGDFNALPFEREAYDSIILGHICHGEGEASTRRLMKKCYDALKPGGKLLIAEFIANDLRTGPEIPLLFAMPMLLFTEHGDVFTAKEMKRWLNFVGFKKVAALAVQYPVTVMVGTK